GGCGACCGACTTGACCCGCATCAGCAGCTCGTCGCGGAAGAACGGCTTCTGCACGAAATCGACCGCGCCGAGCTTCATCGCCTCCACCGCGCTGTCGACCGTGCCGAAGCCGGTCATCACGATGAACGCGGTGTCGACGCGCTGGTCGCGCAGCCGCCGCAGCACGTCGAGGCCGGAGATGCCCGGCATCCGCATGTCGGAGAGAATGACGTCGAATGCGTTGCCGCGCGCGAGCGTGACCCCCTCCTCGCCGCTCCCGGCGGTCTCGACGGTGTAACCGGCGCCGCGCAGCATCCGCGAGATGCTGTCGCGAACGCCCTGATCGTCGTCAATGACGAGGATGCGGGACACGGGGGCTAAGTCTATGACAACGCGGCGCCGATACCAGGGTACTGGAGATGCACGGGCGAACTGACAGGCACGACAGATGGGGAGCGGCGGCCAGTGCCACCGGACGGGCTGGGTGGATCTGGATGCTGACCGGACTGGTGCTGGCCGGCTGCGCGCCCGGGCCCATCGAGGTGGCGATGCCGCGCGCGTCGCACGCCGCGCGGCCGATCAGCCTCCGCGTCCAGGTGCGCGAGGGGGATCAGCTCGTCGTCCGCGACGTGCCGCTAGAAGACTACGTCGCCGCCACCGCGCTCTCGGAAGTCCACCCCGACATCGCCGACGCGCCGATCGCCGAGCGCGTGTTCGAAGTCCAGGCGGTCCTCGCCCGCACCTACGCGATGGCCAACCGCGGCCGCCACGCGAAGGACGGGTTCGACCTCTGCTCGACCACGCACTGCCAGCTGTACGAGCCGTCGCGGCTGACGGCGTCGCGCTGGGCGCCGACCGCTCGTCAGGCCGTTGCGCACACCTCAGGCGCGCTGCTCTGGTTCGCCGACGCACCGGCCCTCGCGCTGTTCCACGCCGACTGCGGCGGCCACACGAGCGACGCGTCCGCCGTCTGGGGCGGCCCGGCCCCTCCCTATCTCGATGGCGCGAAGGACGACGGGCCGGCGGACGCGGCGCATACGGCATGGACGTTCGCCGTCGCGTCGAGCGCCCTCCGAGCGGCGCTCAACGCCGATCCGCGAACGGCGGTCGGGGCGCGCCTCGACGGCGTCGAGGTCAGCGGCCGCGACTCGGCGGGACGCGCCGAGCTCGTCATCCTGCGCGGCACCCGCACGTTCGTCGTGCGTGGCGAGATCTTCCGCGACGCGGTGACGCGTACGCTGGGGGCGAAGTCGATCCGCAGCACCCTCTTCTCGGTCAGCAAAGGCCGTCAGGACCTCACGTTCACCGGCAAAGGCTACGGCCACGGCGTCGGCCTCTGCCAGGCCGGCGCCCTCGCACGACTCAAAGCCGGCGCCAGCGTGGACGCAGTACTCGCGCACTACTTCCCAGGCACTACCGTCCACTGACCCTGCCCCCTGCTAGCTGGTCATGCAGTAGACGACAACGTTGACCGCGAACTTCGTATTGTCCTCGCGCTGGAATCGCTTGTTCCGCCAGTCGTAATCCCACTCGCAGCCATAGTCCTTGTTCGAATACAGCACGCCGATGCGGCCGCGGTGGTCGACGGTCCGCAGATAGTCGTGGACCATGTCGTCCCCCCAGCCGTTGAGCTCGTGCGAGGTCGTCGGCGGGCCGTCCGGAAAATGGAAGAAGCACCGATAGAGCGGGTGCTGCGCCGGCAGCTTGGCGAGCGTCGTCGGACCCGGAAAGACCGTGTGCATTTCCTGTTCGAAGCTCTTCGCATACAACCCGTTCACGTCGTGGTTGCAGTCGTCGCTGAAGAGCAGGCCGCCCTGCTCGACGAACACCCGCAGCCGTTCCCGTTCCTCGCGGGCGAAGCGCACCAGCTTGTGACCCGTCATGAAGAGAAAGGGGAACGCGAGCAGTTCGGCCGAGTCTGCCGTGACCACCACTTCCTCGGGATAGACCGGAATACTGGTGTACTCGACGAGCGAATTGAGGACGTTGGCCGCGACTTTGGGGTTATAGTCCCAGTCGCCCGAGTCGTAGCGCAGGCGGGCGAAGACGAATTCGGACGCGGCCGGCCGGCGGATCTGCTGGCTGGCGTCGGCCGGAAACAATTCCATCGATGTATCTTACCGCCCGCCCTTTATAATGAATGGCAGCCGCGGCGCCCCTCAGGGGCGGTAAACGCCCCCGCCGCAATGGCGTATCTCCATGGCAGGAAGCTCGCCCGCACTCGTCGCCGCCCGTGAAGCCGACTCTGTCGCGGCCTCAGCCGTCAAGGCGATGCAGGCCGCGGGTGAGCAGGCGGATGCTCGCGAACGGTACGCGGAACTGGTGGCCCGGCATCAGCGCCGGGCCGGTCGGATTGCGTACCACTACCTGCGGGACGCGGCCGAAGCCGACGAAGCGGTGCAGGATGCCTTCGTCAAGGCATATCAGCACCTGGCCTCGTTCCGCGAAGAGCTGCCGTTCGACGTCTGGTTCACGCGCATCCTGATCAACGGGTGCCTGGACCGGATCAAGGCGCGGACGCGCCGCGAGCGGTGGCTGGTGCCGATGGTGACGCGGCCGATCTCGTCCGGGAGCGACTCGGTCGCGCCGGAGCGCGACTTGACCGATCGGGTGGCCGCCCGCGGGCTGTCGCCCGAGGAGAGTTTGTTGGGGCGCGAGCGGCGCCGCGAGATTGCGGCGGCGCTCTCGCGGCTGCCCGAGCGGCAGCGATCGGTGTTCGTGCTGAGTCACGTGGAGGGGCGTACGTCGAAGGAGGTCAGCGCGCTGACGGGGCTCAATGAGTCGACGGTTCGCGTGCACCTGTTCCGCGCGATCCGAAAATTGCGGGCGCTGCTGACGCACGATGGTACTGCCGCGCAAGCGGAACAGAAAGGAAAACGCCGTGTCACTTCTTGAACGCCTTGGCCGGGGTCACCTGAGCGACGCAACGTGTGCGCGCCTGTGGGCTACCGCGTCCGCCGGCGATCAGCCGGCGCATCCGCACCTCGACACCTGCCCCGCCTGCCGTGAGCGGTTCTCGGACTTCGGCGCCTGGGCGATGGACATCTCGGAGGAGATGCGCGGCGAGGCCGACGAACTGCTGACGCCGGAGCGGCTGGCCGTCCAGCAGGCGCAGATCGCGCGGCGCCTCGAAACCGTCGATCGCCCCGCCAAGGTCATCGCGTTCCCGAAAGCCGCCCGTGCGGTGATCAGCGGCCACTCGCACGTCCGGCGCTGGGTGACGGTGGCGGCCGCCGCGAGCCTGATCGCCGGCTTTGGCCTGGGTCAGATCGTCCCGCTCCGGACGGTGAGCCCGCGGCACCCGGTCGCGGCCGCGACGCTCACCTTGCCGAGAGCCGTCCAGCGCGCGGAAGAGATCGCGCCGGTCGTCGAGTCGATCAGCGAGGACGAACTCCTGTCGGACGCGTTCAGCCGCTCGCACGTCTCGGCCCTCAGCGCGCTCGACGACATGACGCCGCACGCGCGCGACATCCTCCTGAACCGCCGCAACAAGTAGTGGCGCCCGCGCAGCCTCTCATCTTCCGCAAGGGCCTCGACATGAAAGAGGCCGTTGCCGGAGAGCTCGCCGCCGCGTACCACAGCCGCCTCGTCGACGAGGTCCGCTCCGGCGGCTTCGTCCATCAGCGGGGGCGATTCACGCTCCACCTCGCACGCGAGTTCGGGTTCTGCTACGGCGTCGATCGCGCCGTCGACTACGCCTACCAGGCGGTCGCCCGCTTCCCCGAGCGCAACGTCTTCCTGACCGGCGAGATCATCCACAACCCCCACGTCAACGATCGCCTCCGGGCCAGCGGCATCCGGTTCCTCAGCGACGCCGGGGAACGCGGCCACGCGCTGGGCCCCGAAGACGTCGTGATCCTGCCGGCGTTCGGCATCGCCGTGCAGGACATGGTGCGGCTGACCGATCTCGGCTGCACGCTCGTCGACACGACCTGCGGCTCGGTGCTCAACGTCTGGAAGAACGTCGTGCGCTACGCCCAGGACGGCTTCACCGCCGTGATTCACGGGAAGGTGAAGCACGAGGAGACGCGCGCCACCGCCTCACAGGCGCTGAAGTACCCGCGCGGCCGGTATCTCGTCGTCCTCGATCGCGACGAGGCGCAGTTCGTCTGCGACCACATCCGGCTGGGCGGCGACCGCACCCGGTTCCTCGAGCGTTTCGCGCAGGCGATGTCGCCGGGGTTCGACCCGGACGCCGATCTCGATCGGATCGGCTGTGCCAACCAGACGACGATGCTGATGTCGGAATCGCTGGAGATCGGCGAGATGTTCGCGGCGGCGATGCGCGCCCGCTACGGCGCCGAGCAGCTGCCCGAGCACTTCCGCGCCTTCGATACGATCTGCAGCGCCACCCAGGAGCGGCAGGACGCGGTCGTGGCCCTCCTCGATCGCGAGCCGGTGCAGATGATGATCGTGGTCGGCGGCTACAACAGCAGCAACACCTGCAACCTCGCGCGCATCTGTGCCGGACGGGTCCGCACGTTCCACATCGCCGACCCGGCGTGCCTGGTGTCGGCCAATCGCATCCTCCACCGCCCCGTCGGCGCTCCCTCGACCGCGTCGGCGCCGCAGGTCATGTCGGAGGACTGGCTTCCGGCGAGCGGTCCGGTCGTGATTGGCCTCACCGCTGGCGCGTCGACCCCCAACAACATCGTGGGCCAGGTCATCGAGACGCTGGAAAAGTTCACAGGCATCGGGTGATCACGGGATCGGCTGAGGCCCAGGCTCAACTCTTCCGATCGCACAATCAGCCGATCAGTCGATGTGCAGACGGAAGCCGTGCCATTGCAATGTCTTACGGGCGTCACATCCCTGCCACGAATCGCCCGTCACCTTACGCCGACCAGTAAACAGGCCACCGCGGGAGGTCGTATTAGCGGCAGAAGTCCAAGGGGAGAGATTCACCTACATGGCAAGGTTGTTGGCGTGGGCGTTCGCGGCCCTGCTAGTGCTTCCCGCGTCTGGGTTCGCGGCGGAGTGTGACAAGGGACAGAACCCGCCCGCGCGGGGGGCGTCGCCGGCCAGCCACACGGACGGCAGGACGGACTCCCCGCATCAGCCGCCGAAGTTCTGGGTCGATCCCAAACTGCGCGCGGAACTCGGCATCACCGACCAGCAGTCGACCGCGATCGAAGCGATCTGGCAGCGGGACCTGTCGCAGCGCACCGAGACCGGGGCGCGGGTCCACAAGCTCGAAGCGCAGCTCGACCAGATGATGGTCGAGGCGTCGAGCGACGAAGCGGCCGTCGTGGCGCAGATCGATCGGGTCGAGGCCGCACGCACCGAGGCGAGCAAGGCACGCGTGCTGATGCTGTATCGCATCAACAAGCTGCTGACGCCAGAGCAGCGCACCAAGCTGGCCGACAAGGCCAAGGCGATGCGCGACCAGCGTGACGGCCGCGGCGATCACCGGTAGACTCTAGGTTTCACCCCACTCGTTAGTTGGAGGCAATCGTGAAGAAGAACGTACTGACGGCAGCTGCGCTCGTGCTGGCGTCGCTGGTGCCGGCCGCAGCGCAGACGACACCAGCGCAGACGCCGCAGGCACAGACGCCGCAGCCGGTTCCGGCCCCGGTCTTGAAGCCATCGGAAACCTTCAAGACCCCGGGTCCGCGCATCGATCTCTCGATCGAGGAAGCGGTCGCACGCGCGCGCGAGAAGAACATCGACATTGCCGTCGCCCGCATCACGCCGCGGTTGTCGGACTTCTCGCTCGCCGGTCTCGATGCCAACTACGTCGTGAACCTGACCGCGCAGGGCAATCAACAGCGGAGCAGCCGCCTGCCGACCAGCACGATTCAGGGCATCACGAGCATCACGCCGACCACAACGAGCGGATGGTCGTCCGGGTTCGCCAAGAACATGTGGCACGGCGGCGGAAACTGGACGCTGAACTTCCAGAATTCCCGCGTCAACACGCCCGCCGCCAACAACCTCCGCAATCCCCAATTCAACTCGACGCTCGCCGGCTCCTACGTGCAGCCGCTGATGCGCGGGTTGAGGATCGACGCGACCCGGGCCTCGCTCCAGACGACACGCATCAGCCAGCAGAACGACGAGATCGCGCTGCAGACGACCGTCGCCACTACCGACGCCAGCGTCCGCAACGGCTACTGGGATCTGGTCTATGCGATCCAGGCGGTCGAGGCGGCCCAGAGCTCGCTCGACATCGCCAACAAGCTGGTCACGGACAACCGCGCCCGCGTCGAGATCGGCACGCTGGCGCCGCTCGACGTTCGCACCTCGGAGGCGGAAGCGGCGAATACCCGCCTGACGCTGGTCGAGGCGCAGGCGACGGTGCGCACGTCCGAACTGGCGCTCAAGCGACTCATCGTCAGTGGCACCGACGATCCCGTGTGGGTGTCGTCGATCAACCCGACCGACCGTCCGCCGGCGACGCCGGAGCCGCTGAACGTCGACGCGGCGATCGCGCGTGCGTTGAACCAGCGCACCGATTTCCAGCAGTCGAAGAACAGCCTGAAGATCAGCGACATCAATCTCCGCCTGCAGGAAGACCAGACGCGGGCGCAGCTCACCCTGACGACGAGCTATGGTCTGCAGGGTCTGGGCGGTCCGCAGCTGAACGCGAACGGCAGCAGCCTGCCGTCCGGATACTGGGACGCCATCTCGAACATCTACGGGCTCGACGCGCCGCAGTGGAATTTCCTGGTGAACTTCGCGTATCCCCTGGGACGGAGCGCGCAGCAGGCGACGGTCGAACGCTCGAAGCTGTCGGTCGAACAGTCGAACGCGAATCTGAAGGCGCTCGAGCTGCAAATCGCGACCGACGTGCAGAACGCTGCGCTCAGCGTCCAGAGCGGACTCGAGAGCGTGCAGGCGGCGCAGGTCGCGCGGCAGCTCGCGCAGGAAAAGCTGAGCGCCACGCAGAGCAAGCTCGACGTCGGCATGTCCACCAACTACGAGGTGGTGCAGGCGCAGCGCGATTTCTTCGACGCGCAGAACGCCGAGCTGCGCGCCGTCGCCAACTATCGCAAGGCGCTGGTGAACTTCGAGACGGCGCAGACGGTCGGCTCGCGCGCCGTCGGCTCGACCGTCGGCAGCGGCACCGGTGGGACTGGCACCACCAACACCAACACGACCACCACCGGCGGTACGGGCGGCCCCGGCGGCCTCTAAATTCGGATTCGCAGATACAACCACCTAATAGTCATGAAAAAGCTGCTTCCCGTTCTGATCATTTTGATTGCCGTCGGTGCCGGTAGTGCGGTCTTCTACGCCAAGCGCGGCGACAAGGAACCGACCGTCACGACGCTGCCGATTTCGCGCGGCACGATTATCGATGGCGTGCGCGCGACGGGCACGCTGCAGGCGGTGACCTCGGTCACCGTCGGCGCGCAAGTCTCCGGCATCGTCCAGGACCTTCCCACCGACTTCAACGACATCGTCAAGAAGGGCCAGGTGATCGCCCGCCTCGACCCTTCGATCCTGCAGACGCAGCTCGAGACGGCGAAGGCCAACCTGGTCAACGCCGAGGCCAACCTCGAGCGTCAGAAGGTGGCGCTGGAAGACGCCCAGGTCAAGTACAAGCGCGCGCAGGAGCTCGACGCGAAGCAGTTGTCGACACGGGTCGATCTCGAGAACGCGGAGGTCGCCGTCAAGTCGGCCGACGCGCAGCTCAAGTCCACGCAGTCGCAGATTGTCCAGGCCCAGGCGGCAGTGAGCAAGGCTGACGTCGACATCGACCACACGGTGATCACGGCGCCGATCGACGGCATCATCATCAAGCGCAGCGTCGACCGCGGCCAGACCGTCAACGCCGGCATGCAGGCGCCGGAACTCTTCATCATCGCCGCCGACCTGACCAAGATGCAGGTCAACGCGAACATCGACGAGACCGACGTCGGACGCATGCGGCCGGGCCAGGACGTGAACTTCACGGTCGACGCGTACCCGACCGACAACTTCCGCGGCACGGTGAAGCAGGTGCGCCTGAACCCGACGACGGTCCAGAACGTCGTGACCTACTCCACCGTCATCGACGTGCCGAACCCCGAGCTCAAGCTGAAGCCGGGCATGACGGCCAACGTCACGATCCAGATCGCGCGTCGCGACAACGTGCTGCGCATCCCCAACGCGGCGATCCGCTTCCGTCCGACCAAGGACATGTTCGACTCGCTCAACCAGGCGATGCCGCCCGAGCTCGAGCGCGGGTTCGGCGGCCGCGGCCGCAACGGCGGCGGACGATTCAACGCGGGTGCCCCGTCGGGCGCGGGTGCCCCATCGGGTGCGGGTGCCCCATCGGGCGCGACGGGTCAGCAGGCGCGAGCCGACCGACAGGGTGGGCAGACGGCCCCGCAGGGTGCCCCAGTGGCTCAGGGTAAGGGCGTTGTGGCCCAGGCCGGCGGTCAGGGCCAGGGCCCTGGCGGCGGCGGCCGGTTCGCCAACATGACGCCCGAGGAGCGCCAGAAGGCGATGGAAGAGCGGATGAAGAACATGACGCCCGAAGAGCGGGCGCAGTTCGAAGAGCGCCGCAAGCAGCGTGAAGCCAATGGCGGCGGCGGTGGCCGCGGCGGCTTCGGCGGCGGCACCGCCAGCGGCGGCAATGCCGGCGGCGGCCAGGGCGGCGGCGCCAACTTCCAGCGCAACGGCCAGGGCAACCTCGCCGCGGGGCCTGCGCGGAACGGCGGCAATGCTGCCCCGAACACCAAGGCGCCGCAGAACGCCACGACGATCGACGCGCTGTTCGGCCCGCTGCCGGCCGTCGAGACCCGCGGCCGCGCGTGGCTCTACGCCGCCAAGCAGTTGAAGTCGATCGACCTCCGTCTCGGCATCAGCGACGGCACCTACACCGAGATCCTGAACGACCCGGCGGAACTCCAGGTGAACACCGACGTGGTGGTCACGTTCGTGACGCCGGAGATGGCGAGCCGTCCGGCCGGCCAGACCAACAACCAGAACGGCAATCCGCTGATGCCGCAGCAGCGCGGACGCGGCCCCGGTCCCGGCCGCTAGTCGCTGAGACTGCACATGACACCCACACCGACACCGACACCGGCAGCGTCATCGGAGACCGTCATCTCCGTCCGCGACTTGACCAAGACCTATCAGGTCGGGGACATCGAGGTGCGCGCCCTCCGGGGCGCCTCTCTCGACGTCAAGAAGGGGGAGTTCGTCTGCGTCACCGGGCCTTCCGGGTCCGGCAAGTCGACGTTCATGCACATCATCGGGTGTCTGGATCGGCCGACGAGCGGCAACTACTTCCTCGACGGGAAAGACGTCTCGCGCATGTCGAAGGACGAGCTGGCGATCATCCGGAACAAGAAGATCGGCTTCGTGTTCCAGGGGTTCAACCTGCTCTCGCGCACGACCGCGCTCGACAACGTCGAGCTGCCGCTCCTCTATAACGCGGGCAAGGACAAGCTCAAATCGGCCGAGCGTCACAAACGCGCCACAGAGGTGCTCGAGGTCGTCGGTCTCGGCAAGCGCATGGATCACTACCCGAACCAGCTCTCCGGAGGTCAGCAGCAGCGCGTCGCCATCGCCCGCGCGCTGATCAACCAGCCCTCAATCCTGCTGGCCGACGAGCCGACCGGCAACCTCGACACCCGCACCTCGATCGAGGTCATGGACATCTTTCAGAAGCTGAACATGGAGCGCGGCATCACGGTCGTGCTCATCACCCACGAAATGGACATCGCCGAGCACGGCACGCGCATCGTCAAGTTCCGGGACGGCCGGATCCAGATCGACCAGCAGATTGCCGCTCGGCGCATGGCCGGCGACGAACTGAAGGAGCTGCCGCCGGCCGACGACGACGCGTCGCACCTGCCGGCATCGGTAGTGCAGGCGCAGCAGGCACAACAGCCGCCGCCTTCCCCGTCTCACTGAGGCTGACATGTCGATTCTCATGACTCTGCGGATCGCGCTGAAGGCGCTCAACCGCAACAAGCTGCGCACCGTCCTGACGATGCTCGGCATGATCATCGGCGTCGGCGCCGTCATCACCATGGTGGCGCTCGGCACCGGCGCGCGGACGACGATCGAGGAGCGGGTCAAGTCGGCCGGCACCAACATGATTCTGGTCAACGCCGGCAACTTCTCCACCGGCGGCGTCCGCATGGGCCAGGGCAACTCGACCAAGCTCACGCCCGAGGACGCCAACGCGATCAAGCAGATCCCCGGCGTCGAGTATGCGGCGGCCGGCGCGACGACGCGCTCCCAGATCATCGCCGGCAACCAGAACTGGTCCACCCAGGTCCAGGGAACCGACATCGATCTCCCGCAGATCCGCAGCTGGCCGTGCAAGTTCGGCTCGTTCTTCACGCCGCAGGACGTGCAGAGCGCCGCCAAGGTGGCGGTCCTCGGCACGGTCGTCTCCGGCGTGCTCTTCGGCGACGACGTCGACCCGACCGGCCAGATCATCCGCATCAAGAACGAGCCGTTCAAGATCATCGGCGTGATGATCAGCAAGGGCCAGTCGTCGCAGGGACAGGACCAGGACGACACCATCTTCGTCCCCTACACCACCGTCATGAAGAAGCTGCAGGGGCAGACCAACATCAACAACGTGACGGTGTCGGCGGAAAGAGGCGATCAGATCCAGGAGACGGCCGAGGCGATCCGCGGCGTGCTCCGGGTCCGCCACAAGATCAGCAACCCGGCTGACGACGACTTCATGGTCCGCACGCTCGAGGAAATGGCGAGCGTCCAGACCGAGACCACCAAGACGATGACGACGCTGCTCGCCAGCATCGCCGGCGTCTCGCTGCTCGTCGGCGGCATCGGCATCATGAACATCATGCTGGTGTCGGTCACCGAGCGGACCCGCGAGATCGGGCTGCGCATGGCGATCGGCGCCCGCGGCAAGGACGTGCTGCTGCAGTTCCTCGTCGAAGCGGTGGTCATCAGCCTGATCGGCGGGATGATCGGCATCGGCATGGGCTTCGGCTTGAGCGCGGCAGTGCAGAAGTTCATGCAGTGGCCGGCTGATATCTCGCCGGATGCGATCGCGTTGTCGTTCGGCTTCTCCGCCCTGACGGGCGTGTTCTTCGGCTTCTACCCGGCTCGCAAGGCCGCGAGCCTGGACCCGATTGAGGCGCTGCGCTTCGAGTAACGCACGCTTTCAATAGCACG
This sequence is a window from Vicinamibacterales bacterium. Protein-coding genes within it:
- a CDS encoding SpoIID/LytB domain-containing protein, whose amino-acid sequence is MLTGLVLAGCAPGPIEVAMPRASHAARPISLRVQVREGDQLVVRDVPLEDYVAATALSEVHPDIADAPIAERVFEVQAVLARTYAMANRGRHAKDGFDLCSTTHCQLYEPSRLTASRWAPTARQAVAHTSGALLWFADAPALALFHADCGGHTSDASAVWGGPAPPYLDGAKDDGPADAAHTAWTFAVASSALRAALNADPRTAVGARLDGVEVSGRDSAGRAELVILRGTRTFVVRGEIFRDAVTRTLGAKSIRSTLFSVSKGRQDLTFTGKGYGHGVGLCQAGALARLKAGASVDAVLAHYFPGTTVH
- a CDS encoding DUF4159 domain-containing protein; this translates as MELFPADASQQIRRPAASEFVFARLRYDSGDWDYNPKVAANVLNSLVEYTSIPVYPEEVVVTADSAELLAFPFLFMTGHKLVRFAREERERLRVFVEQGGLLFSDDCNHDVNGLYAKSFEQEMHTVFPGPTTLAKLPAQHPLYRCFFHFPDGPPTTSHELNGWGDDMVHDYLRTVDHRGRIGVLYSNKDYGCEWDYDWRNKRFQREDNTKFAVNVVVYCMTS
- a CDS encoding sigma-70 family RNA polymerase sigma factor, translating into MAGSSPALVAAREADSVAASAVKAMQAAGEQADARERYAELVARHQRRAGRIAYHYLRDAAEADEAVQDAFVKAYQHLASFREELPFDVWFTRILINGCLDRIKARTRRERWLVPMVTRPISSGSDSVAPERDLTDRVAARGLSPEESLLGRERRREIAAALSRLPERQRSVFVLSHVEGRTSKEVSALTGLNESTVRVHLFRAIRKLRALLTHDGTAAQAEQKGKRRVTS
- a CDS encoding 4-hydroxy-3-methylbut-2-enyl diphosphate reductase; its protein translation is MAPAQPLIFRKGLDMKEAVAGELAAAYHSRLVDEVRSGGFVHQRGRFTLHLAREFGFCYGVDRAVDYAYQAVARFPERNVFLTGEIIHNPHVNDRLRASGIRFLSDAGERGHALGPEDVVILPAFGIAVQDMVRLTDLGCTLVDTTCGSVLNVWKNVVRYAQDGFTAVIHGKVKHEETRATASQALKYPRGRYLVVLDRDEAQFVCDHIRLGGDRTRFLERFAQAMSPGFDPDADLDRIGCANQTTMLMSESLEIGEMFAAAMRARYGAEQLPEHFRAFDTICSATQERQDAVVALLDREPVQMMIVVGGYNSSNTCNLARICAGRVRTFHIADPACLVSANRILHRPVGAPSTASAPQVMSEDWLPASGPVVIGLTAGASTPNNIVGQVIETLEKFTGIG
- a CDS encoding Spy/CpxP family protein refolding chaperone; translation: MARLLAWAFAALLVLPASGFAAECDKGQNPPARGASPASHTDGRTDSPHQPPKFWVDPKLRAELGITDQQSTAIEAIWQRDLSQRTETGARVHKLEAQLDQMMVEASSDEAAVVAQIDRVEAARTEASKARVLMLYRINKLLTPEQRTKLADKAKAMRDQRDGRGDHR
- a CDS encoding TolC family protein, translating into MKKNVLTAAALVLASLVPAAAQTTPAQTPQAQTPQPVPAPVLKPSETFKTPGPRIDLSIEEAVARAREKNIDIAVARITPRLSDFSLAGLDANYVVNLTAQGNQQRSSRLPTSTIQGITSITPTTTSGWSSGFAKNMWHGGGNWTLNFQNSRVNTPAANNLRNPQFNSTLAGSYVQPLMRGLRIDATRASLQTTRISQQNDEIALQTTVATTDASVRNGYWDLVYAIQAVEAAQSSLDIANKLVTDNRARVEIGTLAPLDVRTSEAEAANTRLTLVEAQATVRTSELALKRLIVSGTDDPVWVSSINPTDRPPATPEPLNVDAAIARALNQRTDFQQSKNSLKISDINLRLQEDQTRAQLTLTTSYGLQGLGGPQLNANGSSLPSGYWDAISNIYGLDAPQWNFLVNFAYPLGRSAQQATVERSKLSVEQSNANLKALELQIATDVQNAALSVQSGLESVQAAQVARQLAQEKLSATQSKLDVGMSTNYEVVQAQRDFFDAQNAELRAVANYRKALVNFETAQTVGSRAVGSTVGSGTGGTGTTNTNTTTTGGTGGPGGL
- a CDS encoding efflux RND transporter periplasmic adaptor subunit, encoding MKKLLPVLIILIAVGAGSAVFYAKRGDKEPTVTTLPISRGTIIDGVRATGTLQAVTSVTVGAQVSGIVQDLPTDFNDIVKKGQVIARLDPSILQTQLETAKANLVNAEANLERQKVALEDAQVKYKRAQELDAKQLSTRVDLENAEVAVKSADAQLKSTQSQIVQAQAAVSKADVDIDHTVITAPIDGIIIKRSVDRGQTVNAGMQAPELFIIAADLTKMQVNANIDETDVGRMRPGQDVNFTVDAYPTDNFRGTVKQVRLNPTTVQNVVTYSTVIDVPNPELKLKPGMTANVTIQIARRDNVLRIPNAAIRFRPTKDMFDSLNQAMPPELERGFGGRGRNGGGRFNAGAPSGAGAPSGAGAPSGATGQQARADRQGGQTAPQGAPVAQGKGVVAQAGGQGQGPGGGGRFANMTPEERQKAMEERMKNMTPEERAQFEERRKQREANGGGGGRGGFGGGTASGGNAGGGQGGGANFQRNGQGNLAAGPARNGGNAAPNTKAPQNATTIDALFGPLPAVETRGRAWLYAAKQLKSIDLRLGISDGTYTEILNDPAELQVNTDVVVTFVTPEMASRPAGQTNNQNGNPLMPQQRGRGPGPGR
- a CDS encoding ABC transporter ATP-binding protein, yielding MTPTPTPTPAASSETVISVRDLTKTYQVGDIEVRALRGASLDVKKGEFVCVTGPSGSGKSTFMHIIGCLDRPTSGNYFLDGKDVSRMSKDELAIIRNKKIGFVFQGFNLLSRTTALDNVELPLLYNAGKDKLKSAERHKRATEVLEVVGLGKRMDHYPNQLSGGQQQRVAIARALINQPSILLADEPTGNLDTRTSIEVMDIFQKLNMERGITVVLITHEMDIAEHGTRIVKFRDGRIQIDQQIAARRMAGDELKELPPADDDASHLPASVVQAQQAQQPPPSPSH
- a CDS encoding ABC transporter permease, whose amino-acid sequence is MSILMTLRIALKALNRNKLRTVLTMLGMIIGVGAVITMVALGTGARTTIEERVKSAGTNMILVNAGNFSTGGVRMGQGNSTKLTPEDANAIKQIPGVEYAAAGATTRSQIIAGNQNWSTQVQGTDIDLPQIRSWPCKFGSFFTPQDVQSAAKVAVLGTVVSGVLFGDDVDPTGQIIRIKNEPFKIIGVMISKGQSSQGQDQDDTIFVPYTTVMKKLQGQTNINNVTVSAERGDQIQETAEAIRGVLRVRHKISNPADDDFMVRTLEEMASVQTETTKTMTTLLASIAGVSLLVGGIGIMNIMLVSVTERTREIGLRMAIGARGKDVLLQFLVEAVVISLIGGMIGIGMGFGLSAAVQKFMQWPADISPDAIALSFGFSALTGVFFGFYPARKAASLDPIEALRFE